The following are from one region of the Sphingomonas oryzagri genome:
- a CDS encoding SDR family NAD(P)-dependent oxidoreductase gives MGILSGKSIIVTGAGGGIGRASCLVLAAAGARLVVSDVAEAAGRETTEEVNAQGGEAIFVAADLASEEAIAGLVTETIETYGRLDGAFNNAGVEQRNKPLADLTLAEWSHAIDIDLTAVFLCVKHQVKAMLETGGGSIVNTASSLGQVGLAGASEYCAAKHGVIGLTRAAGADYGPHGIRVNAVLPGITRTPMIARLSEAPQLSAVFDRLRSRHSMGRFGEPSEIGESVKWLLSDDASFMNGAAVACDGGYLSI, from the coding sequence ATGGGTATCCTGTCGGGCAAGTCGATCATCGTCACCGGGGCCGGCGGCGGCATCGGGCGGGCATCCTGCCTGGTGCTGGCTGCCGCCGGCGCTCGGCTTGTCGTCAGCGACGTCGCCGAGGCGGCGGGACGCGAAACGACCGAAGAGGTCAATGCCCAGGGGGGAGAAGCCATCTTCGTCGCGGCCGACCTCGCGTCGGAAGAGGCGATCGCCGGCCTGGTGACGGAGACGATCGAGACGTACGGCCGGCTCGACGGCGCATTCAACAATGCAGGCGTCGAGCAGCGCAACAAGCCGCTCGCCGATCTGACGCTCGCGGAATGGAGCCACGCGATCGACATCGATCTCACCGCCGTATTCCTCTGCGTGAAGCATCAGGTGAAGGCGATGCTGGAGACGGGCGGCGGATCGATCGTCAACACCGCCTCCTCGCTGGGTCAGGTCGGCCTTGCCGGCGCTTCCGAATATTGCGCGGCCAAGCATGGCGTGATCGGCCTCACCCGCGCGGCGGGCGCGGATTACGGCCCGCACGGTATCCGCGTGAACGCGGTGCTGCCGGGCATCACCCGCACCCCGATGATCGCGCGGCTGAGCGAGGCCCCGCAGCTTTCCGCCGTCTTCGATCGTCTGCGCTCGCGCCACTCGATGGGCCGCTTCGGCGAGCCGTCCGAGATCGGCGAGAGCGTGAAATGGCTGCTTTCGGACGACGCATCCTTCATGAATGGTGCCGCGGTCGCGTGCGACGGCGGCTACCTGTCCATCTGA
- a CDS encoding aldehyde dehydrogenase family protein: MKSYLKHYIDGQWVESEGGRRHQVIDPSTEQPVSEIVLGSATDVDKAVAAARKAFRSFARTSVEDRIALLERIIAAYKERMTDLAVATSEEMGAPIAFAQAAQVPAGLGYFLGTLSALKDFRFSEQLPKARVVHEPIGVCALITPWNWPLNQICAKVAPCIAAGNTMVLKPSEEAPGNAVILAEILDAAGVPAGVFNLVNGDGPGVGAALSSHPHVDMVSFTGSTRAGIAVAQAAAPTVKRVHQELGGKAPNLVLKGADLPQVLPPTVQGVIANSGQSCIAPTRLLVHESQVSDATAVVQGILEATRVDAADIEGGHIGPVVNKAQYEKIQGLIQSAIDEGATLVTGGTGRPDGRNSGFFVKPTLLTDVTPQMRIYREETFGPVATITAYGDADDAIEMANDTEYGLSATISGDPAEAAKVAPLLRAGLVTINAWGPGGGTPFGGYKQSGNGREGGKYGIADFMEIKTIVGEPA, from the coding sequence ATGAAGAGCTACCTGAAGCATTATATCGACGGCCAGTGGGTGGAGAGCGAAGGCGGCCGGCGCCATCAGGTGATCGATCCTTCCACCGAGCAGCCGGTCAGCGAAATCGTGCTGGGCAGCGCGACCGATGTCGACAAGGCGGTCGCCGCCGCGCGCAAGGCCTTTCGCAGCTTCGCGCGGACCAGCGTGGAGGATCGCATCGCGCTGCTGGAGCGGATCATCGCCGCCTATAAGGAGCGGATGACGGACCTCGCGGTCGCGACCAGCGAGGAGATGGGTGCGCCGATCGCCTTCGCACAGGCCGCGCAGGTGCCGGCGGGGCTCGGTTATTTCCTCGGTACGCTCTCCGCGCTCAAGGATTTCCGCTTTTCCGAGCAATTGCCCAAGGCCCGCGTGGTGCACGAGCCGATCGGTGTCTGCGCTCTCATCACGCCGTGGAACTGGCCGCTCAACCAGATTTGCGCGAAGGTCGCGCCCTGCATCGCGGCGGGCAACACGATGGTTCTGAAGCCGTCCGAGGAAGCGCCGGGCAATGCGGTAATCCTCGCCGAGATCCTGGATGCGGCGGGCGTGCCGGCGGGCGTGTTCAACCTCGTCAACGGCGATGGGCCGGGCGTCGGCGCGGCGCTTAGCAGCCACCCGCATGTCGACATGGTCAGCTTCACCGGATCGACCCGCGCCGGGATTGCCGTGGCGCAGGCTGCCGCGCCGACCGTCAAGCGCGTCCATCAGGAACTCGGCGGCAAGGCGCCCAACCTCGTGCTCAAGGGCGCCGATCTGCCGCAGGTGCTGCCGCCGACGGTGCAGGGCGTGATCGCCAACAGCGGCCAGAGCTGCATCGCGCCGACGCGCCTGCTCGTCCATGAGAGCCAGGTGTCCGATGCCACGGCCGTGGTGCAGGGCATCCTCGAGGCGACCAGGGTGGACGCGGCGGATATCGAGGGCGGCCATATCGGGCCGGTCGTCAACAAGGCGCAGTATGAGAAGATCCAGGGCCTGATCCAGTCGGCGATCGACGAGGGCGCGACGCTCGTCACCGGCGGCACCGGACGGCCCGACGGGCGCAACAGCGGCTTCTTCGTGAAGCCGACCCTGCTCACCGACGTGACGCCGCAGATGCGTATCTATCGCGAGGAGACGTTCGGGCCGGTCGCGACGATCACCGCTTATGGCGATGCCGACGACGCGATCGAGATGGCCAACGACACGGAATACGGCCTGTCCGCGACCATCTCCGGCGATCCGGCGGAGGCGGCGAAGGTGGCGCCGCTGTTGCGCGCCGGGCTGGTCACGATCAACGCCTGGGGGCCGGGCGGCGGCACGCCGTTCGGCGGCTACAAGCAATCGGGCAATGGCCGCGAGGGTGGCAAATACGGCATCGCCGATTTCATGGAGATCAAGACGATCGTCGGCGAGCCGGCCTGA
- a CDS encoding nuclear transport factor 2 family protein, whose translation MTFEEKIEALWEEKQIMKVILRFGRSLDTGDWPAYRSCFTSPLNIEFKSLTGQEEVRVDADLWTLFADQILSPVRRHHTYSNFDVTLDGDRAHALVYHTSRHWKSTDRGVSHNTQYGWYDFSFERQTDGAWLMSRVKHAFRWVDGNDALLDVHDAELQKTMARVFCAENIAAARATVA comes from the coding sequence ATGACCTTTGAGGAGAAGATCGAGGCGCTGTGGGAGGAAAAGCAGATCATGAAGGTGATCCTGCGCTTCGGCCGCTCGCTCGATACCGGCGACTGGCCCGCCTACCGCTCCTGCTTCACCAGTCCGCTCAACATCGAGTTCAAGAGCCTCACCGGGCAGGAGGAGGTCCGCGTCGACGCCGATCTGTGGACCTTGTTCGCCGATCAGATCCTCAGCCCCGTGCGCCGCCACCACACCTACAGCAATTTCGACGTGACGCTGGACGGGGATCGCGCCCACGCGCTCGTCTATCACACTTCGCGACACTGGAAATCGACCGATCGTGGCGTGTCGCACAACACCCAATATGGTTGGTACGACTTCTCGTTCGAGCGACAGACGGATGGGGCGTGGCTGATGTCGCGGGTCAAGCACGCCTTCCGATGGGTCGACGGCAACGACGCCCTGCTCGACGTGCACGATGCCGAGTTGCAGAAGACGATGGCGAGGGTTTTTTGCGCGGAAAATATCGCGGCGGCGCGCGCCACCGTCGCATGA
- a CDS encoding SDR family NAD(P)-dependent oxidoreductase produces MDLTQRLAGKTCIVTGSGGSIGRATCLRFAAEGANVVGCDIAPAGAEETVRLVAEAGGSMISVHPADLTDKAECERLVQAAVERFGGIDVLFNNGAMAYFAWIEEMDDDTWSKTINQELDLVFLLTRAAWGELKKSQGCIVNTASLSAWAGIELLPGLAHTAAKGGVLAMTRQLAMEGRKHGVRANSVSPGTIETNQTRFILEDPEWTRIQVGRAMMNRMGQPEEVASVVAFLASADASYVTGADVAVDGGVRCW; encoded by the coding sequence ATGGACCTGACCCAGCGCCTCGCCGGCAAGACCTGCATCGTCACCGGATCGGGCGGCAGCATCGGCCGCGCCACCTGCCTTCGTTTCGCCGCGGAGGGCGCCAATGTCGTCGGCTGCGACATCGCCCCTGCCGGGGCTGAGGAGACGGTGCGGCTGGTGGCCGAAGCCGGCGGCTCGATGATCTCGGTCCACCCCGCCGACCTCACCGACAAGGCGGAGTGCGAGCGGCTGGTGCAGGCGGCGGTCGAACGCTTCGGCGGCATCGACGTCCTCTTCAACAATGGCGCGATGGCCTATTTCGCCTGGATCGAGGAGATGGACGACGACACCTGGTCCAAGACGATCAACCAGGAGCTCGATCTCGTCTTCCTGCTCACCCGCGCGGCATGGGGCGAGTTGAAGAAGTCGCAGGGCTGCATCGTCAACACCGCCTCGCTCTCCGCCTGGGCGGGAATCGAATTGCTGCCGGGCCTCGCCCACACGGCGGCAAAGGGCGGCGTGCTGGCGATGACCCGGCAGCTCGCCATGGAAGGCCGCAAGCACGGCGTCCGCGCGAACAGCGTCTCCCCCGGCACGATCGAGACCAACCAGACGCGCTTCATCCTCGAAGATCCCGAATGGACCCGCATCCAGGTCGGCCGCGCGATGATGAACCGCATGGGCCAGCCCGAGGAGGTGGCGAGCGTCGTCGCCTTCCTGGCGAGCGCGGACGCCAGCTACGTCACCGGCGCCGACGTGGCGGTGGATGGCGGCGTGCGCTGCTGGTGA
- a CDS encoding ATP-binding protein produces the protein MDTQQDRTSAPSSADRYRALFESMDEGFCIIEFFDGPHGPLSDYIHVEANPAYERNAGIPNVVGQKVREMVPDEADGWVELYGSVLRTGNPIRFQRELVATGRHLEVSSFRIGPASGRQVAVLFKDVTDRLRAEAAQRALHEQLEARVAAALAEREEAEAALRQIQKMEAVGQLSGGLAHDFNNLLAGISGAFEMIATRIAQGRSGEIDKYLSAGQGATRRAAALTHRLLAFSRRQTLSPKAVVVNRLLPDFAELVHRTVGPAIEVETVAATGLWPALVDTNQLENALLNLCINARDAMPDGGKITVETGNRWLDPRAARDHALEPGQYVSICVSDTGTGIDKAIIDRVFDPFFTTKPIGQGTGLGLSMVYGFARQSNGHVRIYSEPGQGTMVCIYLPRHRGEEDAETDIEILPVTELGHGEAVLVVDDEPSVRLLVADALSEHGYACIEAHDGPAGLRILQSNAKISLLITDVGLPGGLNGRQVANAARDLRPDLPVLFITGYAENAVLNHGHIQPGMEVLTKPFAIDDLVRRVSLLARTRAV, from the coding sequence ATGGATACGCAACAGGATCGGACCAGCGCGCCCTCGTCGGCGGACCGATATCGCGCCCTGTTCGAGTCGATGGACGAGGGTTTCTGCATCATCGAATTCTTCGACGGCCCGCACGGTCCGCTGAGCGACTATATCCATGTCGAGGCCAACCCGGCCTATGAGCGCAATGCCGGCATTCCCAACGTCGTCGGCCAGAAGGTGCGCGAGATGGTGCCGGACGAGGCGGACGGCTGGGTCGAGCTGTACGGCAGCGTGCTCAGGACCGGGAACCCGATCCGCTTCCAGCGCGAGCTGGTGGCGACAGGGCGACACCTCGAAGTTTCATCGTTCCGGATCGGACCGGCGTCGGGTCGTCAGGTGGCGGTGCTGTTCAAGGACGTGACCGACCGCCTGCGCGCGGAGGCCGCGCAGCGCGCGCTCCACGAGCAGCTCGAAGCACGCGTCGCCGCAGCGCTGGCCGAGCGCGAGGAGGCGGAAGCCGCGCTGCGCCAGATCCAGAAGATGGAGGCGGTCGGCCAGCTGAGCGGCGGTCTGGCGCACGATTTCAACAATCTGCTCGCCGGCATTTCGGGCGCCTTCGAGATGATCGCCACACGGATCGCGCAGGGCCGCAGCGGCGAAATCGACAAATATCTGAGCGCCGGCCAAGGGGCGACGCGCCGCGCCGCCGCCCTCACCCACCGGCTGCTCGCTTTCTCGCGCCGCCAGACGCTTTCCCCCAAGGCGGTCGTAGTCAACCGCCTGCTGCCCGACTTCGCGGAGCTGGTTCATCGCACGGTCGGCCCCGCGATCGAGGTGGAAACGGTCGCCGCCACCGGGCTTTGGCCGGCGCTGGTCGATACCAACCAGCTGGAAAACGCGCTGCTCAACCTGTGCATCAACGCGCGCGACGCGATGCCGGATGGCGGCAAGATCACGGTCGAGACCGGCAACCGCTGGCTCGATCCCCGCGCCGCGAGGGATCATGCGCTCGAACCGGGCCAATATGTCTCGATCTGCGTCAGCGATACCGGCACCGGCATCGACAAGGCGATCATCGACCGGGTGTTCGATCCCTTCTTCACCACCAAGCCCATCGGCCAGGGTACGGGCCTTGGCCTCTCCATGGTCTATGGCTTCGCGCGGCAGAGCAACGGTCATGTCCGCATCTATTCGGAACCCGGCCAAGGCACGATGGTGTGCATCTACCTCCCCCGTCATCGCGGCGAGGAGGATGCCGAGACCGACATCGAGATCCTGCCCGTGACGGAGCTCGGCCATGGCGAGGCGGTGCTGGTCGTCGATGACGAGCCGTCCGTCCGCCTGCTGGTCGCCGATGCGCTGTCGGAGCATGGCTATGCCTGCATCGAGGCGCATGACGGGCCGGCTGGCCTGCGCATCCTCCAGTCGAATGCGAAGATCAGCCTGCTGATCACCGACGTCGGGCTACCCGGCGGCCTCAACGGCCGGCAGGTGGCGAACGCTGCGCGCGATCTGCGCCCCGATCTGCCCGTGCTGTTCATCACCGGCTATGCCGAGAATGCGGTGCTCAACCACGGCCATATCCAGCCGGGCATGGAAGTGCTCACCAAGCCCTTCGCGATCGACGACCTCGTCCGCCGCGTCAGCCTGCTCGCCCGCACGCGCGCCGTTTGA
- a CDS encoding response regulator, translating into MSQQPLPLAGCRILVVEDEPLLADHVADTLERAGARIVGPYSSIIEALDNLDQLTALDGAVLDIGLGEETSFPLAEALQTTRLPFVFVTGQEKRTLPPAFSRAAHLLKPFQEEELVATLIRIGVAAQ; encoded by the coding sequence ATGTCGCAACAGCCCCTTCCCCTCGCCGGGTGCCGCATCCTCGTGGTCGAGGACGAGCCGCTGCTCGCCGATCATGTCGCGGATACGCTGGAGCGGGCCGGCGCGCGGATCGTCGGCCCTTATTCGAGCATCATCGAAGCGCTCGACAATCTCGACCAACTGACCGCGCTCGACGGCGCCGTGCTCGACATCGGGCTGGGCGAGGAAACCAGTTTCCCGCTTGCCGAAGCCCTGCAGACCACGCGCCTGCCCTTCGTCTTCGTCACGGGGCAGGAGAAGCGCACGCTGCCTCCCGCTTTTTCCCGTGCCGCGCACCTGCTCAAGCCGTTTCAGGAGGAAGAACTGGTCGCCACGCTGATCCGCATCGGCGTGGCCGCCCAGTAA
- a CDS encoding DUF3857 domain-containing protein, with protein MRGVMGRALSGVSAAALLAMTGAASPAWASDKLTVAPPAAWIVPVAAPADDGKSGDVPLKLLLRDEQVDLQPGKVTRYFESVFKVQTPQGLSAGAVAFAWNPDTQTPVVHKLQIRRGTQVIDVLGSGQTFTVLRRETNLENAVLDGQLTASIQPEGLQVGDVVDFSLSIATSDPAMGDHVEHAGAAWNGVPIERAHLRAQWPSSVTMRIQPDGGLATPKVVRKGALSSIELSADNVEPLVLPKGAPMRYQYGRLIELSDMSSWNGVVTLLAPLYAKAEILPANGAVQAEIAKIKAASPDPKIRAEAALALVQDRVRYVFLGMNDGGLVPAEAETTWSRRFGDCKGKTVLLLAMLHALDIDAVPVLVSTTLGDGLDKRLPEIGLFDHVLVRATIGGRVYWLDGTRVGDRALDGIETPDLKWGLPLAPGNAALVAMRPAPYDKPQTDVAIRIDATAGLSTPAPVHIERVVRGDEAVGTNLALANLAGDTRDRALREFWKQRYDFVDPKTVTTSYDPVARTLTFGMDGTTKMDWNEGWYEADHVWVGYTADFSRDPGPDSDAPYAVGYPSYTHVTETILLPPKAGAFTITPGSDVDQTVAGMEYHRHARIEGDRFVVEESDRSVEPEFPAAQATSAQDTLRKLAKKGVFLNRPANYVDTAALATDATTVNGLIEQASTLIDLGRHQEAVDRLSKAIALDPKNAMAMADRGIAHAHLDQRDAAKADFDAAAALDPRNYVVFQGRGFLAESAEQSQDAVDQFSAALAIKPDSTFALWHRAMAYRALHKDDQALADATVLLATNPGDPNMRLLRANILMSRGDAAGTAREAEALAAAAPTNSYALVVAGRIYDAAGRRDDAMIAIGKALAIKPEAYIYINRYNIRPRSDVEGRQADLDAALQLDPKMQEAIATKADFLGEQGHWREAAALLSGPIATRPSDVDLLSQRGIAYAKLGEKALADKDFAAARATAKTAGALNNLCWQKATAGVALDSALDECTQALALSPDASNIRDSRAFVLLRLGKLDEALAEYDRALAQSPNFPASLYGKAVTEQRKGDDMAAARDAAAAIKLSPRVRERFDEYGVGMKPAAVAKAP; from the coding sequence ATGCGTGGTGTGATGGGGCGTGCGCTGAGCGGCGTGTCGGCGGCGGCGCTGCTGGCGATGACGGGGGCCGCGTCGCCCGCATGGGCGAGCGACAAGCTGACGGTGGCCCCGCCCGCCGCATGGATCGTCCCCGTCGCCGCGCCGGCCGACGACGGAAAGAGCGGCGACGTCCCGCTCAAGCTGCTGCTGCGCGACGAGCAGGTCGATCTTCAGCCCGGCAAGGTGACACGCTATTTCGAAAGCGTGTTCAAGGTGCAGACGCCGCAAGGCCTATCCGCCGGTGCCGTCGCCTTCGCCTGGAATCCGGACACGCAGACGCCAGTGGTCCACAAGCTCCAGATCCGGCGCGGTACGCAGGTGATCGACGTGCTCGGCTCCGGCCAGACCTTCACGGTGCTCCGCCGCGAGACCAATCTGGAAAACGCCGTCCTCGACGGTCAGCTCACCGCCTCGATCCAGCCAGAGGGATTGCAGGTGGGCGATGTCGTCGATTTCTCGCTGTCGATCGCCACCAGCGACCCGGCGATGGGCGATCATGTCGAACATGCCGGCGCGGCGTGGAATGGCGTGCCGATCGAGCGGGCACATCTGCGCGCGCAATGGCCGTCCTCGGTGACGATGCGCATCCAGCCGGACGGCGGGCTGGCGACGCCGAAGGTGGTGCGCAAGGGCGCGTTGTCGAGCATCGAGCTGTCCGCCGACAATGTGGAGCCGCTGGTGCTGCCCAAGGGGGCGCCGATGCGTTACCAATATGGCCGGCTGATCGAGCTGAGCGACATGTCTTCGTGGAACGGTGTCGTCACCCTGCTGGCGCCGCTCTATGCCAAGGCGGAGATCCTGCCGGCGAACGGCGCGGTGCAGGCCGAGATCGCGAAGATCAAGGCCGCCTCGCCCGATCCCAAGATCCGTGCGGAGGCCGCGCTGGCGCTGGTGCAGGATCGGGTGCGCTACGTCTTCCTCGGCATGAACGACGGCGGCCTCGTCCCCGCAGAAGCCGAGACGACATGGTCGCGCCGTTTCGGCGACTGCAAGGGCAAGACGGTGCTGTTGCTCGCCATGCTGCACGCGCTCGACATCGACGCGGTGCCGGTTCTCGTCAGCACGACGCTGGGCGACGGGCTGGACAAGCGCCTGCCCGAGATCGGCCTGTTCGATCACGTGCTGGTGCGCGCCACCATCGGCGGGCGCGTCTATTGGCTGGATGGAACGCGTGTCGGCGATCGCGCGCTCGACGGGATCGAGACGCCCGACCTGAAATGGGGCTTGCCGCTCGCCCCCGGCAACGCCGCGCTGGTGGCGATGCGACCCGCGCCTTACGACAAGCCGCAGACCGACGTGGCGATCCGCATCGATGCGACGGCCGGCCTGTCCACGCCCGCCCCCGTCCATATCGAGCGCGTAGTGCGCGGCGACGAGGCGGTGGGCACCAATCTCGCGCTGGCCAACCTCGCCGGCGATACGCGCGACCGCGCGCTGCGCGAATTCTGGAAGCAGCGTTACGACTTCGTCGATCCAAAGACCGTCACAACGAGCTACGATCCGGTCGCGCGGACGCTGACCTTCGGGATGGACGGCACCACCAAGATGGACTGGAACGAGGGCTGGTACGAGGCCGATCACGTCTGGGTCGGCTACACCGCCGATTTCAGCCGCGATCCCGGACCAGACAGTGATGCACCCTACGCGGTCGGCTATCCGAGCTATACCCACGTCACCGAGACGATCCTGCTGCCCCCCAAGGCCGGCGCCTTCACGATCACGCCCGGCTCGGACGTCGACCAGACGGTGGCGGGCATGGAATATCATCGCCACGCCAGGATCGAAGGAGACCGCTTCGTCGTCGAAGAGAGCGACCGGTCGGTGGAGCCGGAATTCCCCGCCGCGCAGGCCACGAGCGCGCAGGACACGCTGCGCAAGCTCGCCAAGAAGGGCGTCTTCCTGAACCGCCCCGCCAATTACGTCGATACCGCCGCCCTGGCGACGGACGCCACCACCGTGAACGGCCTGATCGAACAGGCCAGCACGTTGATCGACCTCGGCCGTCATCAGGAAGCGGTAGACCGGCTGAGCAAGGCGATCGCGCTCGATCCGAAAAATGCGATGGCAATGGCCGACCGGGGCATCGCCCATGCGCATCTCGACCAGCGCGACGCCGCCAAGGCCGATTTCGACGCCGCTGCAGCGCTCGATCCCCGCAACTATGTCGTCTTCCAGGGCCGGGGGTTTCTGGCCGAAAGTGCGGAACAGTCGCAGGACGCCGTCGACCAGTTCAGTGCCGCCCTTGCGATCAAGCCGGACAGCACGTTCGCCCTGTGGCATCGCGCCATGGCCTATCGTGCGCTCCACAAGGACGATCAGGCGCTGGCCGACGCCACCGTCCTGCTCGCCACCAATCCGGGCGATCCCAACATGCGGCTGCTCCGCGCCAACATCCTCATGAGCAGGGGCGATGCCGCTGGCACCGCGCGCGAGGCGGAAGCACTGGCTGCCGCAGCCCCCACCAACAGCTACGCCCTGGTCGTTGCCGGCAGGATCTACGACGCGGCCGGCCGGCGGGACGACGCCATGATCGCGATCGGCAAGGCGCTGGCGATCAAGCCGGAAGCCTATATCTACATCAATCGCTACAACATCCGGCCGCGATCGGATGTTGAAGGGCGCCAGGCGGATCTGGATGCCGCGCTGCAGCTCGATCCCAAGATGCAGGAGGCGATCGCAACCAAGGCCGATTTCCTCGGCGAGCAGGGCCATTGGCGTGAAGCCGCAGCGCTGCTCTCCGGGCCGATCGCTACCAGGCCGAGCGATGTCGATCTCCTGTCGCAACGCGGCATCGCCTATGCCAAGCTCGGCGAGAAAGCGCTGGCCGACAAGGATTTCGCCGCGGCGCGCGCCACCGCCAAGACCGCTGGCGCGCTCAACAATCTCTGCTGGCAGAAGGCGACCGCCGGGGTCGCGCTGGATAGCGCGCTCGATGAATGCACGCAGGCTCTCGCGCTGTCGCCTGACGCATCCAACATCCGCGACAGCCGTGCCTTCGTGCTGCTTCGTCTCGGCAAGCTCGACGAGGCCCTCGCGGAATATGACCGTGCGCTGGCCCAGTCGCCGAATTTTCCCGCGTCGCTCTATGGCAAGGCCGTCACCGAGCAACGTAAGGGCGATGACATGGCGGCCGCACGCGATGCCGCCGCAGCGATAAAGCTCAGTCCGCGCGTGCGGGAGCGGTTCGACGAATACGGTGTCGGGATGAAACCCGCCGCCGTCGCGAAAGCCCCCTGA
- a CDS encoding SRPBCC family protein: MYTLSYAIEVNPEGVSPVLNAEQVWKGLEMKAENAMPFVPGMTKCEMTERKDNIILRDITFAGNDFQERITLHAPVQVQFERIGTGGFIQNTISESEKGLMLAFTFALPFPGTEPGSKEEREKGESMRGSYVGAVGATLKTVREMVSKGEL, encoded by the coding sequence ATGTATACGCTCTCCTACGCGATCGAGGTGAACCCCGAGGGCGTCTCCCCTGTCCTCAACGCCGAGCAGGTGTGGAAGGGGCTGGAGATGAAGGCGGAGAACGCCATGCCCTTCGTGCCGGGCATGACCAAGTGCGAGATGACCGAGCGCAAGGACAATATCATCCTGCGCGACATCACCTTCGCGGGGAACGACTTTCAGGAACGCATCACGCTCCATGCGCCCGTGCAGGTGCAGTTCGAGCGGATCGGCACCGGCGGCTTCATCCAGAACACGATCAGCGAGAGCGAGAAGGGGCTGATGCTGGCCTTCACCTTCGCCCTCCCCTTCCCCGGCACCGAGCCGGGATCGAAGGAGGAGCGCGAGAAGGGCGAGTCGATGCGCGGGTCCTACGTGGGCGCGGTCGGAGCGACGCTGAAGACAGTGCGCGAGATGGTCAGCAAGGGCGAACTGTAA
- a CDS encoding polysaccharide deacetylase family protein, whose product MTAPLTQTPRYPFWPIAKDRGFTLPGDARVGLIVYLNVEHFPIDVPAPAHAIYPGTTHMVPDILNYGWRDYGNRVGLWRMMELFGDVGIRPSVNLHADVCHEYPELIEAGEALGWEWIAQSHTAGAILTAMPEDRAREIIEGSVGIIEQATGRRPKGWMGSHLAETPETPDLLAEAGIEYCSDYACDDQPFAMRVRSGSLISMPYALEANDVPGVLGKGLTAQDFAQLLIDQFDELYEEGAAIPRVMPVSLHPFISGHAFRTRHLRRAFRHIVGHDGIWIGTCGELNEWYRRTRGADPERPQQERRA is encoded by the coding sequence GTGACGGCCCCCCTCACCCAGACGCCGCGCTATCCGTTCTGGCCGATCGCGAAGGATCGCGGCTTCACGCTGCCCGGTGACGCGCGGGTCGGGCTGATCGTCTATCTAAACGTCGAACATTTCCCGATCGACGTCCCCGCCCCCGCCCACGCCATCTATCCGGGCACCACGCACATGGTGCCGGACATCCTCAACTATGGCTGGCGCGACTACGGCAACCGCGTCGGCCTGTGGCGGATGATGGAATTGTTCGGAGACGTCGGCATCCGGCCTAGCGTCAACCTCCACGCCGATGTCTGCCATGAATATCCCGAGCTGATCGAGGCGGGCGAGGCGCTCGGCTGGGAGTGGATCGCGCAGAGCCACACCGCCGGCGCGATCCTCACCGCCATGCCCGAGGATCGGGCGCGGGAGATCATTGAAGGCTCGGTCGGCATCATCGAACAGGCGACCGGGCGGCGGCCGAAGGGCTGGATGGGATCGCACCTCGCCGAGACGCCCGAGACGCCGGACCTGCTCGCCGAAGCCGGCATCGAATATTGCAGCGACTATGCCTGCGACGACCAGCCCTTCGCGATGCGGGTGCGCTCCGGCAGCCTGATCTCCATGCCCTATGCGCTGGAGGCCAACGACGTGCCCGGCGTGCTCGGCAAGGGGTTGACCGCGCAGGATTTCGCCCAGCTGCTGATCGACCAGTTCGACGAACTGTACGAGGAGGGCGCTGCCATCCCGCGCGTGATGCCGGTGTCGCTCCATCCCTTCATCTCGGGCCACGCCTTCCGCACCCGCCACCTGCGCCGCGCCTTCCGCCACATCGTCGGCCACGACGGCATCTGGATCGGCACCTGCGGCGAACTCAACGAATGGTATCGACGGACACGAGGCGCCGACCCCGAGCGGCCCCAACAGGAGAGACGGGCATGA
- a CDS encoding nuclear transport factor 2 family protein: MATEANPIAPTVAIEGDDWAADFFRSADSFDIEQLVGWFADDVEVRFGNQPAITGKADARAAFEGFWGSIGGMRHSRESVVSLGDMAAQASIVTYTRHDGSDVSMPVSSHLRRVGPGKIDRLWIFIDMAPLFAVAV, encoded by the coding sequence ATGGCGACTGAGGCAAATCCGATCGCGCCGACGGTCGCGATCGAGGGCGACGACTGGGCGGCGGACTTCTTCCGCTCCGCCGACAGCTTCGACATCGAGCAGCTGGTCGGCTGGTTCGCCGACGATGTGGAGGTGCGCTTCGGCAACCAGCCCGCCATCACCGGCAAGGCCGATGCGCGCGCCGCGTTCGAGGGTTTCTGGGGCAGCATCGGCGGGATGCGCCACAGCCGCGAATCCGTCGTCTCGCTCGGCGACATGGCCGCGCAGGCGAGCATCGTCACCTACACGCGCCACGACGGTAGCGACGTCTCGATGCCCGTCTCCAGCCACCTGCGCCGTGTCGGCCCCGGCAAGATCGACCGGCTGTGGATCTTCATCGACATGGCCCCCCTGTTCGCGGTGGCCGTCTGA